One window of Paenibacillus sp. FSL K6-3182 genomic DNA carries:
- a CDS encoding SDR family NAD(P)-dependent oxidoreductase, which translates to MTKAKYPIGRLQEKVALITGAGSGIGKAAALKFAKEGANLVLLDVKESAMEQVCRSVREYNVDCLPIETDISNEAQLADAFRQAREHYGHLDIVFANAGINGVLTPIELMDIEDWNTTLQVNLTGTFLTVKHAIPLLKDKGGSIIITSSINGNRVFSNIGFSAYSSTKAGQVAFAKMAALELAQYKIRVNAICPGAIETNIEQNTERTPELESVSIPVEYPEGSQPLEDGPGSAAQVAKLALFLASDDSDHVSGTTVYIDGAESLLRG; encoded by the coding sequence ATGACAAAAGCGAAATATCCGATCGGCCGTTTACAAGAAAAGGTCGCTCTCATTACCGGGGCAGGCTCTGGTATTGGTAAGGCAGCAGCTTTGAAATTCGCGAAGGAAGGCGCCAATTTGGTTCTGCTTGATGTTAAAGAATCCGCCATGGAGCAGGTATGCCGCAGTGTTCGAGAATACAATGTCGACTGCCTGCCTATTGAAACTGATATTTCCAATGAAGCTCAGCTTGCAGACGCTTTTCGACAAGCACGCGAGCATTATGGACACCTAGACATTGTATTTGCCAATGCAGGTATTAACGGTGTATTAACACCGATTGAACTGATGGATATCGAAGATTGGAATACGACGCTTCAAGTTAATCTCACCGGCACATTTCTAACTGTAAAACACGCTATCCCTTTGTTAAAGGATAAAGGCGGAAGCATTATTATCACCAGCTCCATAAATGGTAATCGGGTGTTCTCGAATATCGGTTTCAGCGCCTACAGCAGCACGAAGGCTGGACAGGTCGCTTTTGCCAAGATGGCTGCTTTGGAGCTTGCCCAGTACAAAATTCGCGTGAATGCCATCTGCCCCGGAGCTATTGAGACGAATATCGAGCAAAATACGGAGCGAACGCCAGAGCTCGAGAGTGTGTCGATTCCCGTTGAATATCCAGAAGGCAGCCAGCCGCTGGAAGATGGGCCTGGCAGCGCAGCTCAAGTGGCCAAGCTTGCATTATTCCTCGCATCCGATGATTCGGACCATGTCTCAGGCACTACCGTTTACATAGACGGAGCAGAATCTTTGCTGCGCGGATAG
- a CDS encoding sugar phosphate nucleotidyltransferase, translating into MKNHTECIAMLLAGGEGRRLAPLTSQFAKPVVPFGDRFRMIDFPLNNCANSNITTIGVLTQYCAESVHKYVNQSTNGYQTDQANSGVTFLPSSRKCLEGYAGTADAIYQNIDFIDEKAPEHVLILSGDHIYEMDYKPMLEFHKNRGAAVTIAVKQVPWREASRFGILETDEQFRINSFHEKPSDPRSNLASMGIYLFRWADLKKILIEDAASEASTHDFGKDIIPALLSSKTNMIAYPYNGYWRDVGTINSLWEANMDLLDGELKLGAAKWPAQSGTNQSSEKPYLSHEASITDSILHPACAVEAEVTRSIICSGVTIGVNSEIYESIIMPGARIGRNVTLHRAIIGEGAIIHDGAFVGRLDDEISVVGPGEAITATSPSMNDYNMEPLASLLRPVSNYVHNHIVG; encoded by the coding sequence TTGAAGAACCATACTGAATGTATTGCTATGCTGTTAGCCGGTGGAGAAGGGCGGCGCCTAGCCCCGCTCACAAGTCAGTTTGCCAAACCTGTCGTACCTTTTGGCGATCGCTTCCGAATGATTGATTTTCCACTTAACAATTGTGCAAACTCAAATATTACTACGATTGGCGTGCTTACGCAGTACTGCGCCGAAAGCGTTCATAAATATGTAAATCAATCCACGAACGGCTATCAAACGGATCAAGCGAATAGCGGAGTAACCTTCCTCCCTTCTTCAAGAAAATGTTTAGAGGGCTATGCAGGAACGGCCGATGCTATTTATCAGAACATCGACTTTATCGATGAGAAAGCTCCTGAGCATGTACTAATCCTCTCGGGCGACCACATTTACGAAATGGACTACAAGCCTATGCTTGAATTCCACAAAAATCGCGGTGCAGCCGTTACGATCGCCGTTAAACAAGTTCCTTGGCGCGAGGCAAGCCGCTTCGGCATTTTAGAAACTGATGAACAATTTCGGATCAATTCCTTTCATGAGAAACCTTCGGATCCTCGCAGCAACTTAGCTTCCATGGGCATTTATTTATTCCGCTGGGCAGACTTAAAAAAAATACTCATTGAAGATGCTGCTTCGGAAGCGTCAACTCATGATTTTGGCAAAGATATTATTCCTGCTCTTCTTTCCTCCAAAACCAATATGATCGCTTATCCTTATAACGGCTACTGGCGGGATGTCGGCACAATCAACAGCCTATGGGAAGCCAACATGGACCTGCTGGATGGCGAGCTAAAGCTTGGTGCAGCCAAGTGGCCAGCTCAGTCCGGAACAAACCAGTCTAGCGAAAAGCCTTACTTAAGCCACGAAGCATCAATTACCGACTCCATCCTCCACCCCGCATGCGCTGTGGAAGCAGAAGTAACACGCTCTATCATTTGCTCAGGCGTTACGATAGGCGTTAACAGCGAAATTTATGAGAGCATCATCATGCCGGGAGCCAGAATTGGAAGAAATGTTACGCTCCATCGCGCCATTATCGGTGAAGGTGCTATCATTCATGACGGTGCGTTCGTCGGTCGATTAGATGATGAAATTTCTGTAGTAGGGCCAGGCGAAGCCATTACCGCAACTTCACCATCGATGAACGACTACAATATGGAGCCGCTCGCAAGCTTGCTTCGTCCCGTATCCAATTACGTCCACAACCATATTGTTGGCTAA
- a CDS encoding PDZ domain-containing protein produces MLKPARYYLFGLVLALACLAAAELIWLPAPLKTSGGIQWIEMIDWLFNILALIPISWAVGALLGVWQQRKRKGWTLILQLIRLIIAGLGIIGAGYVLFAPEKLFQMLLIIGAAAPLVFVDMLLTEALERSRAAKALNIGGNRSNAPKRLLSPLWLPKRGVITLTITIVLLLVLLCPTGYRVTYPGMTLNMNRYAHVEKSENSEGTVNGILVFERPAVPADWLYAKLLPMYSFEKIPENEPPLTESYTQVVHMKTDANRVAAAVAMQKAGVGGGIKPDGIRIIAIVKDSPAEQKLQAGDIIDAMNGQAVKSIGEMTDYMEKAVEPGESVQITLRRAGVQTQAEVKTKASADSPERAVFGISVQTELLLDIPLNIDYKRFMAHIGGPSHGAMLTLAIIDQLTPGGVTYGNQVAGTGTIEADGSIGLIGGIKQKAYAISRTDADVFFVPAELEGDARSGAPDLNIVPVNTIDDVLNWLSEHKK; encoded by the coding sequence ATGCTGAAGCCAGCACGTTATTACCTATTTGGGCTAGTCCTAGCGCTTGCCTGTTTGGCTGCAGCAGAGCTCATTTGGCTGCCGGCCCCGCTGAAGACGTCTGGCGGGATACAGTGGATAGAAATGATCGATTGGTTGTTCAATATATTAGCCCTTATACCGATTAGCTGGGCGGTTGGTGCCTTGCTCGGGGTTTGGCAGCAGCGGAAAAGAAAAGGCTGGACGCTTATTTTACAGCTAATACGGCTTATAATCGCGGGACTAGGCATAATTGGAGCAGGTTATGTGCTGTTCGCGCCAGAGAAGCTGTTCCAGATGCTGCTGATTATTGGCGCTGCTGCACCGCTAGTGTTTGTAGATATGCTTCTTACTGAAGCGTTAGAGCGGTCGCGAGCGGCGAAGGCATTGAATATAGGAGGGAATCGTTCGAACGCTCCCAAGAGGCTTCTAAGCCCTCTGTGGCTGCCAAAGCGCGGGGTGATCACTCTAACGATTACGATAGTGCTTCTATTGGTGTTGCTCTGCCCTACCGGCTATCGCGTCACATACCCGGGGATGACGCTCAATATGAATCGTTATGCGCATGTAGAGAAGAGCGAAAACAGCGAAGGAACGGTAAACGGCATACTCGTATTCGAGAGGCCGGCCGTACCGGCTGATTGGCTGTATGCCAAGCTGCTTCCGATGTATAGCTTCGAGAAAATACCAGAAAATGAACCGCCGCTGACGGAATCGTACACGCAAGTCGTTCATATGAAAACAGATGCCAATCGTGTTGCAGCAGCTGTTGCCATGCAGAAAGCAGGCGTTGGAGGCGGAATTAAGCCAGATGGCATTCGAATTATTGCCATCGTAAAGGATAGTCCAGCTGAGCAGAAGCTGCAAGCTGGCGATATTATTGATGCGATGAATGGGCAAGCGGTTAAATCGATTGGCGAGATGACCGACTACATGGAGAAAGCGGTAGAGCCTGGCGAGTCGGTACAGATTACGCTAAGGAGAGCAGGAGTTCAGACACAGGCAGAGGTTAAGACGAAGGCTTCAGCTGATTCGCCAGAGCGAGCGGTGTTCGGCATATCGGTGCAAACAGAGCTGCTTCTCGATATCCCGCTTAACATCGATTACAAACGCTTTATGGCGCATATTGGAGGCCCATCGCACGGGGCGATGCTGACGCTGGCTATTATTGATCAGCTGACACCGGGCGGCGTTACGTATGGCAATCAGGTGGCGGGTACAGGTACAATTGAAGCAGATGGCTCGATTGGTTTAATTGGCGGCATTAAGCAAAAGGCTTATGCCATCAGCCGGACGGATGCGGATGTGTTTTTTGTGCCGGCAGAGCTGGAAGGAGATGCTCGAAGCGGAGCGCCTGATCTCAACATTGTGCCAGTGAACACGATTGACGATGTGCTCAATTGGCTGTCTGAGCATAAAAAGTAG
- a CDS encoding M14 family metallocarboxypeptidase yields MQLGAMVIYSLQTYGYLDLVEGVRQLSGRYSFLSAHIIGESVMGKPLLALRCGNGPRQIHMNGSFHANEWITSALLMRFVADLSAAYCSGERMGGQQVADLCKDVTLWAVPMVNPDGVELAQYGALPRHPYYQQLMEWNGGSDQFSNWKANIRGVDLNDQFPAFWEEECKRRGVEGPGPRDYPGPYPLSEPEANAMAQFTSRIGFDAVLALHTQGREIYWNYRDYEPANAEQLAKRLAQASGYEAVKLTGSDAGYKDWFIHQFRRPGFTVEAGYGENPLPMSNFDQIYVELQPLLLEALRL; encoded by the coding sequence ATGCAGCTGGGGGCGATGGTTATATACTCCTTACAAACGTATGGCTATCTTGATTTAGTGGAGGGTGTTCGGCAGCTATCAGGCAGATACTCGTTTTTATCGGCACATATTATTGGGGAGAGCGTAATGGGCAAGCCGTTATTGGCGCTCCGCTGCGGCAACGGGCCGCGTCAAATTCATATGAACGGCTCTTTTCATGCAAATGAATGGATTACCTCTGCACTGCTGATGCGCTTCGTTGCTGATTTGTCGGCAGCTTATTGCAGCGGGGAGCGAATGGGTGGACAGCAAGTGGCGGATTTGTGCAAAGACGTGACTTTATGGGCTGTCCCGATGGTAAACCCAGATGGTGTGGAGCTCGCACAATACGGAGCATTGCCGAGGCATCCTTATTATCAGCAGCTAATGGAATGGAATGGCGGCTCCGATCAGTTCAGCAACTGGAAGGCCAACATTAGAGGCGTTGACTTAAATGATCAATTTCCTGCGTTTTGGGAAGAAGAGTGCAAGCGCAGAGGGGTAGAGGGACCTGGACCACGCGACTATCCAGGACCGTATCCGCTAAGTGAGCCGGAGGCGAATGCCATGGCTCAATTTACGAGTAGAATCGGTTTCGATGCGGTTCTTGCTCTTCATACGCAGGGGCGGGAAATCTATTGGAATTATCGTGACTATGAGCCGGCAAATGCAGAGCAGCTTGCCAAACGGCTCGCTCAGGCAAGTGGATATGAAGCGGTAAAGCTGACTGGCAGTGATGCGGGTTATAAAGACTGGTTCATTCATCAATTCCGCAGACCTGGCTTTACAGTGGAAGCGGGCTATGGCGAAAATCCGCTGCCGATGAGTAATTTTGATCAAATTTATGTGGAGCTGCAGCCGCTGCTGCTAGAGGCGCTTCGCCTTTAG
- the racE gene encoding glutamate racemase, giving the protein MQQPIAILDSGVGGLTVAKEVMRQLPREKILYFGDTARTPYGPRSSEEIVRFTREIVDYLIQFNPKMIVIACNTATAAGLEDIRSRVAIPVVGVIDPGARAAIGLTATGYVGVIGTEGTIKSGAYEQALKTLSPKVQVISEACPRFVPLVEKGNFRSFETYETVQSSIGHLRRFPMDTLILGCTHYPFLAETISEVMGQSVNLISSADETTREIRSILENNDQLASEEKEPVHQFFCSGNPRMFQSITQQWLGKQIELTPVVWQIPNII; this is encoded by the coding sequence GTGCAGCAACCGATTGCAATACTGGACTCAGGCGTTGGCGGCCTCACCGTTGCCAAGGAAGTTATGCGCCAACTGCCGCGAGAAAAAATCCTTTACTTTGGAGACACGGCTCGAACGCCTTATGGACCGCGTTCTTCAGAAGAGATTGTTCGTTTTACGAGGGAAATCGTCGATTACTTAATTCAGTTTAATCCGAAAATGATTGTTATAGCATGTAACACAGCAACGGCGGCAGGACTTGAAGACATTCGCTCAAGAGTCGCGATCCCGGTTGTTGGGGTCATTGATCCTGGTGCAAGAGCAGCTATCGGCCTTACAGCTACGGGTTATGTTGGTGTCATCGGCACAGAGGGAACGATCAAAAGCGGTGCTTATGAGCAAGCCTTAAAGACGTTGTCGCCGAAGGTGCAAGTGATAAGCGAAGCGTGTCCGAGATTTGTGCCGCTAGTGGAAAAGGGGAATTTTCGTTCCTTTGAAACGTACGAAACGGTGCAGAGCTCCATTGGGCATTTGCGGCGTTTTCCAATGGATACGCTAATACTTGGCTGCACGCATTATCCTTTTCTAGCAGAAACCATATCCGAGGTGATGGGCCAGAGCGTGAATCTCATCAGCTCAGCGGACGAGACGACACGCGAGATCAGGAGTATTTTGGAAAACAATGACCAGCTTGCGAGCGAGGAAAAGGAACCGGTGCATCAATTTTTTTGCAGCGGAAATCCGCGGATGTTTCAATCCATTACTCAGCAGTGGCTTGGAAAGCAGATTGAACTAACGCCTGTAGTTTGGCAAATACCCAATATCATTTAA
- a CDS encoding iron-sulfur cluster assembly accessory protein, with amino-acid sequence MNCKISKNAAKVLQVELDKPENEGKKLRIYVTHSHGDHAHYGMGIDEPTEKDIVVSTDKGIDVILEKDNAFLDGVRIDYFYVPEEGFAVTNPTKGNHGDH; translated from the coding sequence ATGAACTGCAAAATTTCAAAAAATGCTGCTAAAGTTCTGCAAGTAGAGCTGGACAAGCCTGAAAACGAAGGTAAAAAGCTGCGTATTTATGTCACTCATTCGCACGGCGACCATGCTCATTACGGTATGGGAATCGACGAGCCGACTGAGAAGGATATTGTTGTATCCACTGACAAAGGGATCGATGTTATTTTGGAGAAAGACAATGCTTTTCTGGACGGCGTTCGCATCGATTATTTCTATGTGCCTGAAGAAGGTTTTGCCGTTACGAATCCAACCAAGGGCAACCACGGTGATCACTAG
- a CDS encoding DUF1450 domain-containing protein, translating to MANDIMVCDKCKHTKIKSILPKLQKLAPDTEVRVGCKSYCGPCARYAFIFVNGRYIKAPSEDEVIEKIIPYIKK from the coding sequence ATGGCTAACGATATAATGGTTTGCGACAAATGCAAGCATACGAAGATCAAATCGATTTTGCCCAAGCTGCAGAAGCTGGCGCCGGACACAGAGGTTCGTGTAGGCTGCAAATCGTACTGCGGGCCATGTGCCCGCTATGCATTTATTTTTGTTAATGGACGGTACATTAAGGCGCCTTCAGAGGATGAGGTCATCGAGAAGATCATTCCTTACATCAAGAAATAA
- a CDS encoding YtxH domain-containing protein: MTTRKQTKGFFLGALAGGVVGSIAALLLAPKPGKELRQDISTGAQKVGETTVRVAGQVGDTTGRIAKQISGQAIQIADRTKQAASSVVSTVRGRSKGTEETEAVSGDIAFTEEGNEQAASAIEAVEAGETEAATAKEQ, translated from the coding sequence ATGACAACACGTAAACAAACAAAAGGATTTTTTCTCGGCGCATTAGCTGGAGGTGTTGTAGGCTCGATTGCTGCATTGTTGCTAGCACCGAAGCCGGGCAAGGAATTGCGTCAGGATATTTCAACAGGTGCGCAGAAGGTTGGAGAAACGACGGTTAGAGTTGCAGGTCAAGTAGGCGATACGACGGGCCGTATTGCTAAACAGATCAGCGGCCAAGCGATTCAAATTGCCGATCGTACGAAACAAGCGGCAAGCAGCGTTGTAAGCACGGTAAGAGGCCGCAGCAAGGGTACCGAGGAAACAGAAGCGGTTAGTGGCGATATTGCTTTTACAGAAGAGGGCAATGAGCAAGCAGCAAGCGCAATTGAAGCAGTAGAAGCCGGAGAAACAGAAGCTGCTACAGCAAAGGAACAATAG
- a CDS encoding alpha-glycosidase, which produces MFKECLHHSSDLKWAYAYDRDTFHLRLRTKRNDVDEAVAVTGDKYDWDQHHHDVPMEKIAADSLFDYWEAAIKPEFRRFSYGFRVRSGEETLWLIENGIFEEQPAPAGGYFEIPFIHTVDLFDAPEWAKEAVFYQIMPDRFANGDTANDPDHVQPWGEAPSGESHFGGDLQGIMDNLKHLTDLGVTAIYLTPLFTAPSNHKYDTVDYMQIDPQFGDAEQLKKLVSACHDLNIRVVLDAVFNHTSEQFPPFQDVLANGENSKYKDWFHLNGFPVEVKDGTANYATFGFYGNMPKLNTANPEVKQFLLDVAVHWIKEADIDGWRLDVANEIDHAFWRDFRHAVKAEKPDAFIIGEVWSNALNWLHGDQFDSSMNYPFAQHILDFFASSEGKASDFADQINHLLMRYPQQTNEAMFNLLSSHDTPRASTRLNGDKQRLKQAVVFMMTSMGIPCIYYGDEIGMDGGDDPDCRKCMEWDTDKQDRELFDFYQLLIALRKQHTVLRDGRFRFLFADNERGAFIYERLNAKQHFTIWINHTEETVKLKHPMEVDDWKDALSNEEVATFEEQLQLELGPHDFRILYRNI; this is translated from the coding sequence TTGTTTAAAGAATGTTTACATCATTCATCGGATCTGAAATGGGCATATGCATACGATCGCGATACTTTCCATCTCAGGCTCCGCACCAAAAGAAATGACGTTGATGAGGCTGTTGCGGTAACAGGAGATAAATACGACTGGGATCAGCATCATCATGATGTTCCGATGGAAAAAATAGCTGCCGATTCCCTCTTTGATTATTGGGAAGCTGCCATCAAGCCGGAGTTTCGGCGTTTTTCGTACGGCTTTCGTGTACGCAGCGGCGAAGAAACGTTATGGCTCATCGAGAATGGCATCTTTGAGGAGCAGCCCGCCCCAGCTGGCGGATATTTTGAAATTCCTTTTATTCATACGGTCGATTTGTTTGATGCGCCTGAATGGGCAAAGGAAGCTGTTTTCTATCAAATTATGCCCGACCGCTTCGCAAATGGCGATACGGCCAACGACCCCGACCACGTACAGCCCTGGGGTGAAGCGCCGAGCGGCGAAAGCCACTTTGGCGGCGACCTGCAAGGCATAATGGATAATCTCAAGCATCTGACGGACCTCGGAGTGACGGCGATTTATTTGACGCCATTATTTACAGCACCTTCAAATCACAAATATGATACGGTCGATTATATGCAAATCGATCCGCAGTTCGGAGATGCCGAGCAGCTTAAGAAGCTGGTTAGCGCTTGTCATGATCTAAATATTCGAGTTGTCTTGGATGCTGTCTTTAATCATACGAGCGAGCAGTTTCCACCTTTCCAAGACGTGCTGGCAAATGGAGAAAATTCGAAGTACAAGGATTGGTTTCATTTGAATGGCTTCCCTGTAGAGGTCAAAGACGGTACAGCAAATTATGCTACGTTTGGATTTTATGGCAATATGCCGAAGCTGAATACCGCAAATCCGGAAGTAAAACAATTTTTGCTTGATGTTGCTGTGCACTGGATTAAGGAAGCAGATATCGACGGATGGCGGCTCGATGTTGCCAACGAAATTGATCATGCTTTCTGGCGGGATTTCCGTCATGCCGTTAAGGCTGAAAAGCCGGATGCTTTTATTATCGGCGAGGTATGGAGCAATGCGCTTAACTGGCTGCATGGTGATCAGTTTGACTCTTCGATGAATTACCCATTTGCGCAGCATATCTTGGATTTTTTTGCTTCCTCCGAAGGAAAAGCATCGGATTTCGCCGATCAAATCAACCATTTACTAATGCGATATCCTCAGCAAACCAATGAGGCGATGTTCAACCTCCTATCCAGTCATGACACACCTCGTGCGTCAACTCGTTTAAATGGAGACAAGCAGCGTTTAAAGCAAGCCGTTGTATTCATGATGACTTCTATGGGTATCCCTTGCATCTATTATGGCGACGAGATTGGAATGGATGGCGGCGATGATCCAGACTGCCGCAAATGCATGGAATGGGATACGGACAAACAGGACCGCGAGCTGTTTGATTTCTATCAGCTCCTCATCGCCCTACGTAAGCAGCATACCGTTCTTCGTGATGGACGATTCCGCTTCTTATTTGCAGATAACGAACGCGGCGCCTTCATTTATGAACGCTTAAACGCCAAGCAACATTTCACCATCTGGATTAACCATACCGAAGAAACCGTTAAGCTTAAGCATCCAATGGAGGTGGACGACTGGAAAGATGCGCTCTCGAATGAAGAAGTCGCCACATTCGAAGAGCAGCTTCAGCTTGAGCTCGGCCCGCATGACTTCCGAATTTTGTATAGAAATATCTAA
- a CDS encoding DUF948 domain-containing protein, with translation MVMMWSAAVVAGAFVILVGGILIALRSALSRVKQVQAEAEVMRQDLSKLSAEIGGLVQPTEEAIRAVHRQLQAMSKLFEAAGQVGGAIAHTTSTVERVTSILSESAEQHAKRHETKRQVGEALEWAELGMAAWQLWQTSRKAATTAEDEHGPVFESES, from the coding sequence ATGGTCATGATGTGGAGCGCAGCGGTAGTTGCTGGAGCATTTGTCATTCTAGTTGGCGGTATACTCATTGCCTTGCGGTCGGCGCTAAGCAGAGTGAAGCAAGTGCAGGCTGAAGCGGAGGTTATGAGGCAGGACCTCAGTAAGTTATCCGCTGAGATTGGCGGGCTTGTGCAGCCGACCGAGGAAGCGATTCGCGCGGTACACCGTCAGCTGCAAGCCATGAGCAAGCTATTTGAAGCGGCAGGGCAGGTCGGCGGAGCAATTGCCCACACGACATCGACGGTTGAGCGGGTAACGTCTATATTATCGGAGTCGGCTGAGCAGCATGCGAAGCGGCACGAGACGAAGCGGCAGGTCGGTGAGGCGCTTGAATGGGCAGAGCTAGGGATGGCGGCATGGCAGCTGTGGCAAACTAGCCGAAAGGCAGCAACGACTGCCGAAGATGAGCATGGACCTGTATTCGAATCGGAATCTTAA
- a CDS encoding DUF3990 domain-containing protein, translating into MDITTPQLLYHGTTSDTVQSFGQKLLNSPYWRPGKDFGEGLYTTISAEQARKWSHKAAKESWDGGRPCVLVVELTSVPEQVEPLLFLSDSPAWASFILAHRKAAVKGTDPCDAHPDIIIGPMADNDTGKIVHKAVQLKKDEQWFYEQITVSRKGRKLDSLRLGNQVVFCSERWESHLKLVGYHIYTGSRWMYHESENTGQVKLI; encoded by the coding sequence GTGGACATTACGACGCCTCAGCTTTTATATCATGGAACCACAAGCGATACTGTTCAATCATTTGGGCAGAAGCTGTTGAATTCACCCTATTGGCGGCCGGGGAAAGATTTTGGAGAAGGATTGTATACGACAATATCGGCTGAGCAAGCACGCAAATGGTCGCATAAGGCAGCAAAGGAGTCATGGGACGGCGGTCGTCCATGTGTGCTTGTCGTAGAACTGACCTCGGTACCGGAGCAGGTCGAGCCTCTCTTGTTTTTATCCGATTCACCAGCATGGGCGTCCTTCATTCTTGCTCACCGCAAGGCAGCGGTCAAAGGTACTGATCCCTGTGATGCGCATCCAGACATTATCATCGGTCCTATGGCGGACAATGACACTGGAAAAATCGTACATAAAGCAGTACAATTAAAGAAAGATGAGCAATGGTTTTATGAGCAAATTACAGTGTCGCGCAAAGGCAGGAAGCTCGATTCGCTGCGGCTCGGCAATCAGGTCGTATTTTGCTCCGAACGGTGGGAATCTCATTTGAAACTAGTCGGCTACCATATTTATACGGGAAGCAGGTGGATGTATCATGAAAGTGAAAACACAGGTCAGGTTAAGCTTATATGA